One Setaria viridis chromosome 7, Setaria_viridis_v4.0, whole genome shotgun sequence genomic region harbors:
- the LOC117863458 gene encoding uncharacterized protein isoform X2: protein MDFAGMKRRELQALCKRHGLPAGGTNAALVARLDAALSGAAGAEEEEDVVGVAAKKGCLKRSVGDAGEAKKVTFAVEESRGRGKCHDAGSTDSAADDGFSAEAGANVTVRRSRRNSLTAAEAEEVEAAVTVGRKRKLRSQEIAEDVAVCAQVVVSSRVTRRSSLSGTTVLLPPAVEKKRGRGKAADSKDKLVADAQDSSVAASPAVVESKRSRRKGENCEPDVNKSAKVEVSTRTTRSRSVEAVVMSPTVVENKRRRKTGDAQPDAELPTVPEVPRNDAPVTRSLRNRVVQVNNSVVEETHTSQLLENKMQPSRPATRRHQQVASSVEEEKQEQLAATSKAPPLRRPGKNNSEVSNANSESNKLSSTLVEAKDSKTAQLLTRHNAKDEDVEKQPIVKEPVRRSTRRSVVSAMLDNEKDLFEEKNPEAHVRRSMRKSIVPVKDIKGAGEESQNAKGEDAAKQPAVKEPVRRSTRKSVVSVMHEKEEKDLIAEKNLEAHVRRSKRKSVVPAKDIEGVGEDIQNSKGADVQKQLVVKQPVRRSSRKSVLPDMLENESGFLVAETNAEAHVRGSTRKSVLPNMLNKENPDHSKMARNENFEIGKCEDEKQQKVKEPVRRSRRSVATVMLEEQNKSLHEGKMTTIPMRRSTRKSVALNVVEKERTDHTEEVGSEQLGVGATKLKVTDQLTDGAVAVVASGNELQVEVAVQNNQGLQQSTGKSSDHNLSDGNERHPGSDKYASCERVGEEGLKSRKQRSSMEISSSANDSWNAEDFSGPKFRKQQSAQTPSEKDYTGANYDKPLRTQQASNSTSSKGRSSKRRRTTAPEEVMFAEEAKDDMVIREATKDTHKVSNEYSKESSSRIQEICQVNATREEISSSPLLGTVTLPDEICSAQSIHRVIPGSGSGDAAKESSDKSKQPQEHSDIQADDSHLSETRNGEVDQSSSIGELLPHNCFVSEDKPLMGEASESALPTSDSNPEICCDVVSEQSVQTADLGRCPSNGGKGNPVLTNLHSDSAADDRILPVLNDGKGCSSDGRHSSLGLEFLFTEVCKESCSRNVENTAVEVDGGNKSSTSVSPGFCVGSDCGLEDEDVQPTGFDADKKLDVDQDVAEEEVVAEEKSYDEHVASKTDLNTKLNGELTGLDMESDCGIAEKNVRLVADNPDEEEATIQVLQGYVQEGDSEKPSQFSATPECKHECGLPEETVLHSKENKGRLSIAEQSPFGLQFLFSKESIEKSVEYGALASATVHMENGFDELKDCHVKCILQKTHASEPFSHHDTDEGSRSVSKSDVCMCTSQQDNGIEGLSKASLDEEWVSSGFLLDANHIKDVTNSEEAACKGEGSKKPAHSDDLKASSGKTDVKGPGDNPYSVTDTVFNSALHAPANDNYDACLDSNTELVQQGHKDRCSEDTEERFASKPWTNDIIEDAIGKYSGTGVVLLPAEERSHVQDGQLNSKLEGTKVLDSGLNFSKDISSILDNGSVVGSIGERTLSSSGLPKDSSIEYNLRQEVLDGSSAETFLDGSNICGGKNVSRVDTIENPSFNLATPGYKHEGALSEEAVRTMKKYAGTCSSNPRELLMDLQALFSKENIEESDSQDGLAFAESPGDESIDVKQRVEVHLGSNLSQFESTHLLDGLIGCSKTEVLHQGHKDGCSEDREEQVASGPCANDIVEAAAARYIESGVVLLPSEERSNLKDGQLNPKKESTIVMESGLNCSKDVTNTSDNGSVVDIVGQRTPSGSGLPEDYRTDHNLQQEFLDGCSVESSLQGSTISSKKIVSGVAGTIGNPSFSLATPNYKHEGALSEEAVCKMKNYTGTCSADPRHLLMELQSLFSEGSIEKIDPHDDLAFPSAERGRNEPVDTLVCSEPDTNQGICKDLSRAEEKESCMSISVQHYESGGFLRSSHMKDWAMSAQIDLSDDARLIERNTGVEEVLCEEKEKRKSMPTSDSDVLHEKSRSNEHGICRSHGQKHIVEINSKQSSCDSEMIHQDHKEENYEPNEDKILENGMYEDAPVKGIESAIMLPSVAGTLKMPVEQLKTNLGDEGEEHSFSCGQDMIEIFCTGSAKKDLFPLPKDYHVDSFQKQDVPDVLSLLQSPEESANCLEESVTGSGPCQTSGQQCINEVSGMQVTSNIEVFHQGHEESYENNDGKITPGIPASGVSEAVDIERSETEIGLAPPGGTSALPDEQLNMKVESHEVDEYSCCYDEDTSSLFDTESLCSKASSLDKDTHKDPPSDLSTLRSPEVSTVFQNQSVPGSVGICQSSRRRGIDELRAKLQSFKVSSTVKGSYIAMSAPRPKPGDNLGQSAIALLRNRENAPPAKAGHHAMPNPDRSVAKESSRLALQPISGRPRDH from the exons ATGGATTTCGCGGGGATGAAGCGGCGGGAGCTGCAGGCGCTCTGCAAGCGTCAcggcctccccgccggcggcacCAACGCCGCCCTCGTCGCCCGCCTCGACGCCGCCCTCTCG GGGGCCGCTGGtgcggaagaggaggaggatgtggtCGGAGTAGCAGCGAAGAAGGGGTGTCTGAAGCGCTCGGTCGGAGATGCTGGCGAGGCGAAGAAGGTCACTTTTGCGGTGGAGGAATCCAGGGGAAGGGGAAAGTGTCACGATGCTGGTAGTACTGATTCTGCTGCAGATGACGGTTTTTCTGCAGAGGCAGGTGCAAATGTCACGGTAAGGCGGTCCAGGAGGAATTCTTTGACTGCTGCCGAGGCTGAGGAAGTAGAAGCAGCGGTCACTGTTGGTAGGAAGCGGAAGCTGAGGAGCCAGGAGATTGCTGAGGACGTTGCTGTCTGTGCTCAGGTTGTAGTTTCTAGCAGAGTCACAAGAAGGTCGAGCTTGTCCGGGACCACCGTTCTGTTGCCTCCTGCTGTtgagaagaagagagggagggggaaggCAGCAGATAGTAAGGATAAACTTGTCGCTGATGCTCAAGATTCGTCTGTGGCAGCGTCACCTGCAGTTGTGGAGAGTAAGAGAAGCAGGAGGAAGGGAGAAAACTGTGAGCCTGATGTGAATAAGTCTGCTAAGGTGGAAGTATCCACTAGGACCACAAGATCTCGCTCAGTAGAAGCTGTTGTGATGTCCCCCACTGTGGTTGAgaacaagaggaggaggaagacaggCGATGCACAACCTGATGCAGAGCTTCCTACAGTTCCAGAGGTGCCTAGAAATGATGCTCCTGTCACCAGGTCTTTGAGGAACAGAGTTGTCCAGGTTAACAACAGTGTGGTGGAGGAAACTCACACTAGCCAGCTGCTGGAAAACAAGATGCAGCCTAGTAGACCAGCTACTCGCAGGCATCAACAGGTTGCATCTTCtgtggaggaagaaaaacaagaacaaCTTGCTGCTACTAGTAAGGCACCCCCATTGAGGCGACCAGGGAAAAACAATTCTGAGGTCAGTAATGCAAATTCAGAAAGCAACAAATTGAGTAGTACTCTAGTGGAGGCCAAAGACTCAAAAACTGCTCAACTGTTGACACGCCATAATGCTAAGGATGAAGATGTGGAGAAGCAACCAATAGTCAAAGAACCTGTTAGGCGATCAACACGTAGATCTGTTGTCTCAGCTATGCTTGATAATGAGAAGGACCTATTTGAAGAAAAGAACCCTGAAGCACATGTTAGGAGATCAATGCGGAAATCTATTGTGCCGGTTAAAGATATCAAAGGTGCTGGTGAAGAGAGTCAGAATGCTAAGGGTGAAGATGCCGCGAAGCAGCCAGCAGTTAAAGAACCTGTTAGGCGATCAACACGTAAATCTGTTGTCTCAGTCATGCATGAGAAAGAGGAGAAGGATCTCATTGCAGAAAAGAACCTGGAAGCACATGTTAGGAGATCAAAGAGGAAATCTGTTGTGCCAGCTAAAGATATTGAAGGTGTTGGTGAAGACATTCAAAATTCTAAGGGTGCAGATGTGCAGAAGCAATTAGTTGTGAAGCAACCTGTTAGGCGTTCATCACGTAAATCTGTTCTGCCGGATATGCTTGAGAATGAGAGTGGATTTCTGGTTGCAGAAACGAATGCTGAGGCACATGTTAGGGGATCAACACGGAAGTCTGTTCTTCCTAATATGCTTAATAAGGAGAACCCAGATCACAGCAAAATGGCCAGAAATGAGAATTTTGAAATTGGTAAGTGTGAAGATGAGAAGCAACAAAAAGTAAAGGAGCCTGTTAGACGATCAAGGCGATCTGTTGCCACAGTGATGCTTGAGGAACAAAATAAGAGTCTTCATGAGGGAAAAATGACAACAATTCCTATGAGGAGATCAACACGTAAATCCGTTGCTCTTAATGTAGTTGAAAAGGAGAGAACGGATCACACTGAAGAGGTTGGAAGCGAACAACTAGGAGTTGGAGCAACGAAGCTGAAGGTAACAGATCAACTTACAGATGGTGCTGTGGCTGTTGTTGCTTCTGGAAACGAATTGCAGGTAGAAGTAGCTGTGCAGAACAATCAAGGCCTGCAGCAGTCAACAGGCAAATCTTCAGATCATAATTTATCTGATGGTAACGAGAGACATCCTGGTTCAGACAAGTATGCGTCATGTGAGAGAGTTGGTGAAGAGGGCTTGAAATCGAGAAAACAGAGGTCTTCAATGGAAATATCATCTTCAGCCAATGATTCCTGGAATGCAGAGGATTTTAGTGGACCGAAATTCAGGAAGCAACAGAGCGCACAAACCCCAAGTGAAAAAGATTATACAGGGGCTAACTATGATAAGCCACTGAGAACACAGCAGGCATCAAATTCCACATCTTCAAAGGGAAGGTCTTCAAAGAGGAGACGGACAACTGCTCCGGAAGAAGTTATGTTTGCCGAGGAGGCAAAAGATGACATGGTTATAAGGGAAGCAACAAAGGACACACATAAAGTGTCTAATGAATATAGTAAGGAGTCTAGTAGCAGAATTCAAGAAATCTGTCAGGTTAATGCCACAAGAGAAGAGATCTCTTCAAGTCCATTGCTTGGAACAGTAACACTCCCTGATGAGATTTGCTCAGCGCAGAGTATACATAGGGTGATACCTGGGTCAGGATCTGGTGACGCTGCAAAGGAAAGTTCAGATAAGAGTAAACAGCCTCAGGAACACTCTGACATTCAAGCTGATGATAGCCATTTATCTGAAACAAGAAATGGGGAAGTGGATCAATCATCAAGCATTGGTGAACTACTCCCACACAATTGTTTTGTCTCAGAGGACAAACCATTGATGGGTGAAG CTTCTGAATCTGCCCTACCAACGTCAGACAGTAATCCAGAAATTTGCTGTGATGTGGTTTCTGAACAAAGCGTTCAAACTGCTGATCTGGGGAGATGTCCCAGCAATGGTGGAAAAGGGAACCCTGTTTTGACAAATCTGCACTCAGATAGTGCTGCTGACGATAGGATTCTTCCAGTACTGAATGATGGTAAGGGATGTTCATCAGATGGAAGACATTCGTCATTAGGTCTCGAGTTTCTGTTTACAGAAGTGTGCAAAGAAAGCTGTTCCAGAAATGTCGAAAATACTGCTGTAGAAGTTGATGGTGGAAACAAATCTAGCACTAGTGTATCTCCTGGTTTCTGTGTGGGCTCAGATTGTGGTCTGGAAGATGAGGATGTGCAACCTACTGGATTTGATGCTGATAAGAAACTTGATGTGGATCAGGATGTTGCAGAAGAAG AAGTTGTTGCTGAGGAGAAAAGTTATGATGAACATGTTGCTTCCAAAACTGACCTAAACACAAAGTTAAATGGTGAACTTACTGGTCTTGATATGGAATCGGATTGTGGCATTGCTGAAAAGAACGTGAGGCTTGTTGCAGATAATCctgatgaagaagaagctacAATTCAGGTCCTGCAGGGTTATGTACAAGAAG GTGATTCTGAGAAGCCTTCGCAATTTTCAGCAACACCAGAGTGTAAACATGAATGTGGTTTGCCTGAGGAAACAGTATTGCACTCAAAGGAGAACAAGGGACGGTTATCAATTGCAGAACAATCACCATTTGGCCTACAATTCCTGTTCTCGAAGGAAAGCATAGAAAAATCTGTGGAGTATGGTGCCCTTGCTTCTGCAACAGTTCATATGGAAAATGGATTTGATGAATTAAAAGATTGCCATGTGAAGTGTATACTCCAAAAAACTCATGCGTCAGAACCTTTTTCACACCATGATACTGATGAAGGTAGTCGTTCGGTTTCCAAAAGTGATGTTTGTATGTGCACATCCCAGCAAGATAATGGAATAGAAG GTTTATCGAAGGCTAGTCTTGATGAAGAATGGGTTTCATCAGGCTTTTTGTTGGATGCAAATCACATAAAGGA TGTAACTAATTCTGAGGAAGCGGCCTGCAAGGGCGAAGGAAGTAAGAAGCCTGCCCATTCTGATGACCTTAAAGCTTCATCTGGAAAAACAGATGTCAAGGGGCCAG GTGATAATCCATATAGTGTTACTGACACTGTATTCAACAGCGCCCTGCATGCTCCTGCCAATGACAACTATGATGCATGTTTAGATTCCAATACTGAACTAGTGCAGCAGGGTCATAAAGACCGATGCAGTGAGGACACGGAAGAACGATTTGCTTCCAAACCCTGGACAAATGATATTATTGAggatgcaattggcaaatacagTGGAACTGGAGTTGTACTGCTCCCGGCTGAAGAAAGATCACATGTACAAGATGGCCAACTTAACTCCAAGTTGGAAGGCACAAAAGTTTTAGACTCTGGCCTTAATTTCAGTAAGGATATTAGTAGCATTTTGGATAATGGATCTGTTGTGGGCAGTATTGGTGAAAGAACTCTATCTAGTTCCGGTTTACCAAAAGATTCGTCCATAGAATATAATCTACGACAGGAGGTTTTAGATGGCTCCTCAGCGGAAACATTTCTTGATGGGTCCAATATTTGTGGGGGAAAAAATGTTTCTAGAGTAG ATACTATTGAAAATCCTTCATTTAATTTAGCAACTCCTGGTTATAAGCATGAAGGTGCTTTGTCTGAGGAAGCAGTACGCACAATGAAGAAATATGCTGGAACATGCTCATCAAATCCCAGAGAATTACTCATGGACCTGCAGGCCCTGTTCTCAAAGGAAAACATTGAAGAATCTGATTCGCAGGATGGCCTTGCATTCGCTGAAAGTCCCGGAGATGAATCGATTGATGTTAAACAACGGGTTGAGGTACATCTTGGTTCTAATCTGTCTCAGTTTGAATCAACTCATCTCTTGGATGGACTGATTGGGTGTTCCAAGACTGAAGTGCTGCATCAGGGTCATAAAGATGGATGCAGTGAGGATAGGGAAGAGCAAGTTGCTTCTGGACCCTGCGCAAATGATATTGTGGAGGCTGCCGCTGCCAGATACATAGAAAGTGGAGTGGTGCTGCTTCCATCCGAAGAAAGATCAAATTTGAAAGATGGGCAGCTTAACCCCAAGAAGGAAAGCACAATAGTTATGGAATCTGGCCTTAACTGTAGTAAAGATGTTACTAATACTTCAGACAATGGGTCTGTTGTGGACATCGTTGGTCAAAGGACTCCATCTGGTTCGGGTTTACCAGAAGATTATCGTACGGATCATAACCTGCAACAAGAGTTTTTAGATGGCTGCTCAGTGGAATCATCACTTCAAGGGTCCACCATATCTTCGAAGAAAATTGTTTCTGGTGTAGCAG GTACTATTGGGAATCCTTCATTTAGTCTAGCAACTCCTAATTATAAACATGAAGGTGCTTTGTCTGAGGAAGCAGTGTGCAAAATGAAAAATTATACTGGAACATGCTCGGCAGATCCCAGACATTTACTCATGGAGCTGCAGTCCCTTTTCTCGGAGGGAAGCATTGAAAAAATTGATCCGCATGATGATCTTGCATTTCCAAGTGCTGAAAGAGGAAGAAATGAACCTGTTGACACACTTGTTTGTTCAGAGCCTGATACAAACCAAGGCATTTGCAAAGATCtcagcagagctgaagaaaaagagagTTGCATGTCTATTTCCGTGCAACACTATGAAAGTGGAG GGTTCTTGAGGTCGAGCCACATGAAAGATTGGGCAATGTCAGCCCAGATTGATTTGTCAGATGATGCTCGTCTTATTGAAAG GAATACTGGTGTTGAGGAAGTGCTTTgtgaggaaaaagagaaaagaaagtcTATGCCTACTTCAGATAGTGATGTTCTCCATGAAAAATCACGCTCCAATGAACATG GAATTTGTCGATCTCATGGCCAGAAGCATATTGTTGAAATTAACTCCAAGCAATCGAGTTGTGATTCTGAGATGATCCATCAAGATCATAAAGAAGAAAACTATGAACCTAATGAAGACAAAATCCTTGAAAACGGTATGTATGAAGATGCCCCAGTTAAAGGAATAGAAAGTGCAATTATGCTGCCCTCAGTTGCTGGAACGTTGAAAATGCCTGTTGAGCAGCTTAAGACCAACCTGGGTGATGAAGGTGAGGAACACAGCTTTAGCTGTGGTCAAGATATGATTGAAATCTTCTGTACTGGGTCAGCGAAGAAGGATCTGTTCCCGTTGCCCAAGGACTACCATGTGGACTCTTTCCAGAAACAGGATGTCCCCGATGTCCTTTCTTTACTTCAATCTCCTGAAGAATCTGCAAATTGTCTTGAAGAGAGTGTTACAGGATCAG GACCTTGTCAGACTAGTGGGCAACAATGTATAAATGAAGTCAGCGGTATGCAGGTGACTTCTAATATTGAAGTGTTCCATCAAGGTCATGaggaaagctatgaaaataatgaCGGCAAAATTACTCCTGGTATCCCTGCCAGCGGTGTGTCTGAAGCTGTAGATATTGAAAGATCGGAAACGGAAATAGGTCTGGCTCCTCCTGGAGGAACATCAGCATTGCCAGATGAGCAGCTTAACATGAAGGTTGAGAGCCACGAAGTTGATGAATACAGCTGTTGCTATGATGAGGACACTTCGAGCTTATTTGACACTGAATCGCTGTGCAGCAAAGCATCCAGTTTGGACAAAGACACTCACAAGGATCCTCCAAGTGATCTATCTACTCTGAGGTCCCCCGAAGTATCTACAGTTTTTCAGAACCAGTCTGTTCCAGGATCAGTAG GAATCTGTCAAAGCAGCAGGCGAAGAGGTATAGATGAACTCCGTGCTAAGCTGCAGAGTTTCAAAGTTTCCAGCACCGTAAAAGGAAGCTACATTGCTATGAGCGCCCCTCGCCCGAAGCCAGGTGACAACCTGGGCCAATCTGCGATCGCCTTGCTCCGGAACAGGGAGAACGCACCTCCTGCTAAAGCAGGCCATCATGCTATGCCGAACCCTGATCGCTCGGTCGCGAAGGAGTCGTCAAGACTAGCGCTGCAGCCGATCAGTGGAAGACCAAGGGATCACTGA